One window from the genome of Ananas comosus cultivar F153 linkage group 13, ASM154086v1, whole genome shotgun sequence encodes:
- the LOC109719279 gene encoding uncharacterized protein LOC109719279 gives MVPAGLGISNPDDAAIEAEQERALAALIKFKKFDPPIFEGGKVELSVVESWIDSMETLFENLYTSEKDKFKRAMFANYFPDTVKQKLQEKFHKLRQGDRSVADCEQEFSHIIDCVPDIVRDDRDRADWFLRGLRPRIYEAVQILKITTFAKVFDRALWAEHGNTYAREECEAMAEARDKGKKRAVGGAGGRPNAKKPPRYPRQQARSWKPSRCTIYGGDHRPPACPQRGEKCYKCGQAGHMARECPSWGSSASTAA, from the exons ATGGTACCGGCCGGTTTGGGAATCTCAAATCCTGATGATGCAGCTATAGAAGCGGAGCAAGAGCGTgcattggcggctctcattaagttcaagaagttcgacccacctatcTTTGAAGGGGGAAAGGTAGAGCTATCGGTGGtagagtcgtggatcgactcgatggagacgcttTTCGAGAACCTatatacctcggagaaggataag tttaagagggcgATGTTTgcaaactacttccccgacactgtGAAGCAGAAGTTACAAGAAAAATTTCACAAGCTaaggcaaggagatcgctcggtAGCGGACtgcgagcaggagttctcccacatcattgaTTGCGTCCCGGATATTGTTcgagatgatcgggaccgggccgattggttcttgcgaggacttagGCCGAGGATCTATGAGGCCGTGCAAATCCTCAAGATTACGACCTTTGCgaaggtctttgatcgagctttgtgggcggagcatggcaaCACCTACGCGCGAGAGGAGTGCGAGGCTATGGCGGAGGCGAGGGACAAAGGAAAGAAGCGAGCGGTGGGTGGTGCTGGGGGCCGGCCGAATGccaagaaaccccctcggtatccccggcaGCAGGCGAGGAGTTGGAAGCCTTCTCGTTGTACTATTTACGGCGGTGATCATCGACCGCCGGCATGCCCGCAGCGCGGGGaaaagtgctacaagtgtggccaAGCGGGGCACATGGCACGGGAGTGCCCGAGTTGGGGGTCGTCTGCATCGACAGCGGCGTGA
- the LOC109719280 gene encoding uncharacterized protein LOC109719280: MDPSPLVDQNEWSTVPPYQSPRPSSYVHEWTDWEVRTTIPPYQNEGPSCSVHQWPAWEERNTSPPYVDEGPGSSSVHEWPAWEVRNTNPPYVDEGPGQSSIHQWSAWPVRNTIPPYQNEDPSCTHREWTNRGVTTTDLLDVSRSDEEYVSETDEEDQGRIDADSSDDEESFVACSLDPDHDGGLNALACAIRDEGVEWIENSNANNEDVPDPVEFVEFEDQRQRFVLGNELINQSVVDAYSEQNIDQGPPSDEAWANRTFSDKSSLVRALDAWHIAHNVQLKVVKSNTTRYTVRCVVDSCPWRLHASQPKGSSFFKVKTYKGPHTCLVLILNTRHRNCTSSFICQFIPPTLKARLTMSPMEIQARVQSELHISISYSKAWRAQNKALQIIYGSWEQSYCDLPRYFFMLESTNSGTITKIDYISVASNTRMFSRAFWAFGPSIHGWEYCRPLLSIDATHLYGKYGGHALIATGVDANDSRRDGDNAFSLCSRAPK, translated from the exons ATGGATCCGTCTCCGTTGGTTGATCAAAATGAGTG GTCTACTGTCCCTCCTTATCAAAGTCCACGACCATCATCTTATGTTCACGAATGGACGGATTGGGAAGTCAGAACCactatccctccttatcaaaatgaaggtccatcatGTAGTGTTCATCAATGGCCGGCTTGGGAAGAAAGAAATACTAGCCCTCCCTATGTAGATGAAGGTCCAGgatcatctagtgttcatgaatggcCGGCTTGGGAAGTAAGAAATACTAACCCTCCTTATGTAGATGAAGGTCCAGGACAATCTAGTATTCATCAATGGTCGGCTTGGCCAGTAAGAAAtactatccctccttatcaaaatgaagatCCATCATGTACTCATCGTGAATGGACCAATCGGGGAGTGACTACAACTGATCTATTGGACGTAAGTAGAAGTGATGAGGAGTATGTTAGTGAAACTGATGAAGAGGATCAAGGGCGAATTGATGCTGATTCTAGTGATGACGAGGAGTCCTTTGTTGCGTGTTCTTTGGATCCTGATCATGACGGTGGCTTGAATGCCCTCGCATGCGCCATTCGAGATGAAGGTGTTGAATGGATTGAAAACTCAAATGCCAACAACGAAGATGTACCGGACCCGGTGGAATTCGTGGAATTTGAAGATCAACGACAACGGTTTGTCCTgggtaatgaattaattaatcaaagcgttgttgatgcatatagtgaACAAAATATTGATCAGGGTCCTCCAAGTGATGAAGCATGGGCTAATCGGACTTTTTCTGATAAATCATCGCTAGTAAGGGCTTTGGACGCTTGGCACATTGCACATAATGTGCAGCTTAAAGTTGTTAAGTCAAATACAACTAGATATACTGTGCGATGTGTGGTCGATTCTTGCCCTTGGAGATTACATGCCTCTCAACCGAAAggtagttcattttttaaagtaaagacTTATAAAGGTCCGCACACTTGTTTGGTTCTAATTCTAAATACAAGACATCGAAACTGTACATCATCTTTCATATGTCAATTTATACCACCTACACTGAAGGCAAGGCTTACAATGAGTCCTATGGAAATTCAAGCCCGAGTTCAGAGCGAGTTACACATTAGCATATCATATAGCAAGGCTTGGAGGGCACAGAATAAAGCACTACAAATTATATACGGCAGTTGGGAGCAATCATACTGCGACCTTCCTCGATACTTCTTTATGTTGGAATCAACAAATTCAGGAACTATTACAAAGATTGATTATATTAGTGTGGCGAGCAATACGAGAATGTTTTCACGAGCCTTTTGGGCTTTTGGACCATCGATTCATGGTTGGGAGTATTGCCGGCCATTACTTAGTATCGATGCTACTCATCTATATGGAAAATACGGAGGCCACGCATTAATTGCCACAGGTGTCGATGCCAATG ATTCTCGAAGAGATGGGGATAATGCTTTCTCATTgtgctctcgagctcccaagtag